In the Sarcophilus harrisii chromosome 3, mSarHar1.11, whole genome shotgun sequence genome, one interval contains:
- the ZBTB38 gene encoding zinc finger and BTB domain-containing protein 38 encodes MTVMSHSKDLKDDFHSDTVLSILNEQRIRGILCDVTIIVEDTKFKAHSNVLAASSLYFKNIFWSRTICISSHVLQLDDLKAEVFTEILNYIYSSTVVVKRQETVTDLAAAGKKLGISFLEDLTDSNFSNSPGPYVFCITEKGVVKEEKNEKLSDEPTITNGPRITNAFSIFETENNNNMFSPLDLRASFKKVSDSMRTPNFDLERNDGCNEAEPVRTLAEHSYAVPSAMDAFQGRPPYESAASPSFVRSEEHSDEGPAKTQTCRTPKTPPGPQASSSAVAKVAPPKGPNTEVHQEKPPEPAITSVSDSHKSQEDNQFPREDENPPANIPDPPPLPPPPSVYDCTFCSKSFENQALLESHLQLHTKPQDAFVCKYCDKQFTTSNRLDKHEQICMNSDRPPIPGGNQATFSTPDGKTEGSYKSPEMQSADNKMGEHSGTSRTLADVEHTVKVVDGQVLYTCVVCKRSYVTISSLRRHANVHSWRRTYPCHYCSKVFALAEYRTRHEIWHTGERRYQCIFCLETFMTYYILKNHQKSFHAIDHRLPVNKKTANGGLKPNIYPYKLYRLLPMKCKRAPYKSYKTTSYENPPENSQPAEAAPSSCIIKNPRSSELTTLTFQDNVNMMSDSTTALPSAPLGKETQQATDSQNGASWGEGGGGGGRGEGGGGGEEEGGGGGGLLSPAKNNFIPAEKPVPAGGKSLTSGSQGGGDMTIPSYSNVSENATSVISYSSSAPSVIVHSSRVSSVIMHSNAVAAMTSSNAISSSPAVNHSPRDDSKHSENLGKVPGKVKSLKEKKKITPYNRAETLEEAKYAASSAAPLSKSTTSVVEETSKTETYIAKPALPGTSTNSNVAPLCQITVKIGNEAIVKRHILGSKLFYRRGRRSKHETQEESTFQESVTEPKERSPARRSRSECVEMSEMFDEGSDQDSSDKPWRPYYNYKPKKKSKQLKKMKKVKWKKRHGNRSPSGEQVNSSDIDSTVKKSPKEKVTEGEENKEMPNLHCELCIGDKATPGQQGQTHWHHTTSKPHICELCQKQFQSPSNLKMHMRCHTGEKPYSCKTCGRCFSVQGNLQKHERIHLGVKEFVCQYCSKAFTLNETLKIHERIHTGEKRYRCQFCLQSFLYLSTKRNHEQKHIHEHNGKGYACFQCPKICKTAAALGMHQKKHLFKSPNPSEKKEGGGNEIPKSLENQHFTDSAGNKMKETLHTMSEDVLL; translated from the exons ATGACAGTCATGTCCCACTCAAAGGACCTCAAAGATGACTTTCACAGTGACACAGTGCTCTCCATCTTAAATGAACAACGAATTCGGGGAATTTTGTGTGATGTCACTATCATCGTGGAGGACACCAAATTTAAAGCTCACAGCAATGTCCTGGCAGCTTCAAgcctttatttcaaaaatatattttggagtcGTACTATCTGCATTTCCAGTCACGTCCTGCAGTTGGATGACCTCAAGGCTGAAGTGTTTACAGAAATACTTAATTATATCTACAGTTCCACGGTTGTTGTGAAGAGACAGGAAACAGTGACTGATCTTGCAGCTGCAGGAAAAAAGCTGGGAATATCATTTCTGGAAGATCTTACAGATAGCAATTTCTCAAACTCTCCAGGTCCCTATGTATTTTGCATAACAGAGAAGGGTGTggttaaggaagaaaagaatgaaaaattatccGATGAACCAACTATTACCAATGGACCAAGAATCACGAATGCATTTTCCATCTTCgaaacagaaaataataacaatatgttTTCTCCCCTGGACTTGAGGGCGAGTTTCAAAAAAGTCTCGGATTCAATGAGAACACCCAACTTTGACCTAGAAAGGAATGATGGTTGCAATGAGGCTGAACCGGTCAGGACACTAGCCGAACATTCCTACGCCGTCCCATCAGCAATGGATGCTTTTCAAGGTCGTCCTCCATACGAGTCTGCTGCCAGCCCATCTTTTGTGAGAAGTGAAGAGCATTCTGATGAGGGGCCAGCAAAGACACAGACATGCAGGACCCCCAAGACACCCCCAGGACCTCAAGCTTCCAGTTCAGCAGTGGCAAAAGTAGCACCCCCTAAAGGACCCAATACAGAGGTTCATCAAGAAAAACCCCCAGAACCAGCCATTACTTCCGTTTCAGATTCTCACAAGAGTCAAGAAGACAACCAGTTTCCCAGGGAAGATGAAAATCCACCTGCTAACATTCCTGA tcctcctcctcttcctccacctccttctGTTTACGACTGCACTTTTTGCTCCAAATCATTTGAAAATCAGGCTTTACTGGAGTCCCACCTGCAGCTCCACACAAAGCCTCAGGATGCTTTCGTGTGCAAATACTGCGACAAACAATTTACTACTTCCAACAGGTTGGACAAGCATGAGCAGATCTGTATGAACTCGGACCGTCCTCCTATTCCTGGGGGAAACCAAGCTACCTTTTCAACtccagatggaaaaactgaaggTTCCTACAAAAGCCCTGAAATGCAGTCGGCTGACAACAAGATGGGGGAACATTCGGGCACAAGCCGGACCTTGGCAGACGTGGAGCACACGGTGAAGGTTGTGGATGGGCAAGTACTCTACACATGTGTCGTGTGCAAGCGTAGCTACGTCACTATATCTAGCCTCCGAAGACACGCCAACGTCCACTCGTGGAGGAGAACCTATCCTTGTCACTACTGCAGCAAAGTGTTTGCTCTGGCAGAATACAGGACCAGGCATGAAATCTGGCACACCGGAGAGAGGCGGTATCAGTGCATCTTCTGCCTGGAGACTTTCATGACTTACTATATCCTCAAGAACCATCAGAAATCCTTCCACGCAATTGACCATCGGCTTCCCGTGAATAAGAAGACAGCCAACGGAGGCCTGAAGCCCAATATCTATCCTTATAAGCTTTACAGACTGCTGCCTATGAAGTGCAAAAGGGCTCCCTATAAGAGCTACAAAACTACATCCTATGAAAATCCACCAGAAAACAGCCAGCCTGCTGAGGCTGCTCCGAGTTCCTGCATTATTAAGAATCCAAGAAGCTCTGAATTGACTACTTTGACTTTCCAAGACAATGTGAATATGATGTCAGATAGTACAACTGCTTTACCCAGTGCTCCTTTGGGTAAAGAAACGCAGCAAGCTACAGATTCTCAAAATGGAGCCtcatggggagaaggaggaggaggaggaggtagaggagaaggaggaggaggaggagaagaggaaggaggaggaggaggagggctgcTGAGCCCTgctaaaaataactttattccTGCTGAGAAGCCAGTTCCCGCAGGGGGAAAAAGTCTCACTTCTGGCTCACAGGGAGGAGGTGACATGACAATTCCATCCTACAGTAATGTCAGCGAAAATGCCACATCGGTCATCAGCTACAGCAGTTCAGCTCCATCTGTCATTGTTCACAGCAGCCGGGTTTCCTCAGTGATAATGCACAGTAATGCAGTCGCTGCCATGACGAGCAGCAACGCCATCTCTTCGAGTCCCGCTGTTAACCATTCCCCAAGAGATGACAGCAAGCACTCGGAGAACCTCGGAAAAGTCCCCGGCAAGGTCAAAAgcctgaaagagaagaaaaaaatcaccccCTACAACAGGGCAGAAACACTCGAGGAGGCAAAATATGCTGCGAGTTCTGCAGCTCCTTTGAGTAAAAGCACTACTAGCGTTGTGGAGGAAACCAGTAAAACTGAAACATATATCGCAAAACCCGCCTTGCCTGGAACATCAACCAACAGTAATGTTGCGCCTCTCTGCCAGATAACGGTCAAAATTGGGAATGAGGCGATCGTGAAGAGACACATTTTAGGGTCCAAACTATTTTACAGAAGGGGGAGAAGATCCAAACATGAGACGCAGGAAGAAAGTACATTTCAAGAAAGCGTAACTGAACCAAAAGAGAGAAGCCCAGCCAGACGCAGCCGATCCGAATGTGTGGAAATGAGTGAAATGTTTGATGAAGGGAGTGACCAGGATTCCTCGGACAAGCCGTGGCGCCCGTATTACAATTACAAACCCAAGAAGAAATCCAAACAattaaagaagatgaagaaggtcAAATGGAAGAAAAGGCACGGAAACAGGAGCCCAAGCGGCGAACAGGTGAACTCTAGTGACATCGACTCTACCGTGAAAAAGAGCCCGAAGGAAAAAGTCAccgaaggagaagaaaataaagagatgcCCAATCTTCACTGTGAGCTTTGTATTGGGGATAAAGCAACTCCTGGACAGCAAGGGCAGACCCACTGGCACCATACCACATCCAAGCCTCATATTTGTGAACTGTGCCAAAAGCAATTCCAGAGCCCTTCCAATCTCAAAATGCACATGAGAtgtcacactggagagaagccttactCTTGCAAAACATGTGGAAGGTGTTTTTCAGTTCAGGGGAACTTACAGAAACACGAACGCATTCATCTTGGGGTCAAAGAATTCGTCTGTCAGTATTGCAGTAAGGCGTTCACTTTAAATGAAACCCTCAAAATCCATGAAAGAATCCACACAGGTGAGAAACGTTATCGTTGTCAGTTCTGTTTGCAGAGCTTTCTGTATCTGTCCACCAAAAGGAATCATGAGCAGAAGCACATCCATGAGCATAATGGAAAGGGCTACGCCTGCTTTCAGTGCCCCAAAATTTGCAAAACAGCAGCCGCCCTGGGAATGCaccaaaagaaacatttattcaaaAGTCCCAATCCCTCCGAGAAAAAAGAGGGTGGGGGCAATGAAATCCCTAAGTCCTTGGAGAATCAACATTTCACTGACTCAGCTGGAAACAAAATGAAGGAAACCCTACATACTATGTCTGAAGATGTTCTCCTTTGA